A part of Tigriopus californicus strain San Diego chromosome 10, Tcal_SD_v2.1, whole genome shotgun sequence genomic DNA contains:
- the LOC131889216 gene encoding zinc finger protein 208-like: protein MAEAPAPMDFHAKLVEKLEAPTESLNLLHLVVQNWIIFQRNTFDFLDEDGDPYISQVFLIEISTGRYIHRAQGQKVDFGTTQDLDLLECKLTEVFRGTKPCQGFPIRDVADQAKTTRVLDYPYKRRVSKSCQFLFPTAPVKLEEQSEPNEPNPTQLPICQPCFVAWEEIVAKRVKFDSDSYALETGVDFEGQMNPALKLDTDFVVDDEDDEEDEDYEEDGLASDESMDYDNYEEEQDNQDLWSLKQKESKKSNGKKKRKSAEKKVKKEQKLRDFGKIFKCSHCSETFTSRPMLIKHQRERKRKRRNQRKVGCIECNNSDIVTFKQLVEHALKAHPEKVEEFQRYLPDENTVEKMKDPLKCSICDLISNGSVMNFRHRDIYHDLGDYKCDECHEPCLTYYDLMVHNYQKHAKPTAHVSPSSFALEAITHPDGRIEYKKSKLMCQLCLKAYKKDFGLLVHMRTKHSWGMFDCQPCGESCHYSRDISAHMVNFHSDNPEIKCPNCLEVFNLKDNPFVFNDHYQTCLPGTYQKGSFQCQYCGKEYAVKQTLDAHIKMHQGIIRYKCSYCEYGSNHKAVLMDHEKMHLRKQGLTNESSGLILTHQCDQCGKQFAKRSQINRHVRVVHEGIKPTYPCKECGEFFKHFVALYKHKREKHGFISKNQKT from the coding sequence ATGGCGGAGGCCCCCGCCCCCATGGACTTCCACGCCAAGTTAGTGGAGAAACTAGAGGCCCCCACGGAGTCCTTGAATCTCCTGCATCTGGTGGTCCAGAACTGGATCATCTTTCAGCGAAACACCTTCGATTTTCTAGACGAAGACGGCGATCCCTACATTAGTCAAGTCTTCCTGATCGAGATCTCAACCGGACGATACATCCACCGGGCTCAAGGGCAGAAGGTGGATTTTGGCACCACCCAAGATCTGGACCTACTCGAATGCAAACTGACCGAGGTGTTCCGTGGGACCAAGCCTTGTCAAGGCTTTCCCATCCGGGATGTGGCGGATCAGGCCAAGACCACTCGGGTCTTGGACTATCCGTACAAACGGAGAGTATCCAAGAGCTGCCAGTTTCTGTTTCCAACGGCTCCCGTGAAATTGGAGGAGCAATCCGAGCCCAACGAGCCTAACCCGACTCAACTTCCGATATGCCAGCCTTGCTTTGTGGCTTGGGAAGAGATCGTGGCCAAAAGGGTGAAGTTTGATAGCGATTCATATGCCTTGGAGACGGGGGTGGACTTTGAAGGCCAGATGAATCCGGCTCTGAAACTAGATACGGACTTTGTGGtagatgatgaggatgatgaggaagatgaagaCTACGAAGAAGATGGATTAGCCAGTGACGAGTCCATGGACTATGACAATTATGAGGAAGAGCAAGATAACCAAGATCTGTGGTCACTGAAAcagaaagagagcaaaaagagcaatggcaagaagaagaggaaatcgGCCGAGAAGAAGGTCAAGAAGGAGCAAAAATTAAGAGATTTCGGCAAAATCTTCAAGTGCAGCCATTGTTCCGAGACCTTCACATCGCGTCCCATGTTGATTAAACATCAACGGGAGAGGAAACGCAAGCGACGCAACCAGCGAAAAGTGGGTTGCATAGAATGTAATAACAGCGATATCGTCACGTTTAAACAGTTGGTGGAGCATGCCCTCAAAGCGCATCCGGAGAAGGTCGAAGAATTTCAGAGATATCTGCCCGATGAAAATACCGTCGAGAAGATGAAGGACCCGTTGAAGTGCTCAATATGTGACCTGATCAGTAATGGGAGTGTTATGAACTTCCGCCATCGAGATATCTACCACGATCTGGGTGATTACAAGTGCGACGAGTGTCATGAGCCTTGTCTGACCTACTACGACCTCATGGTCCATAATTATCAGAAGCATGCCAAGCCCACTGCCCATGTGTCGCCCAGCTCATTCGCCTTAGAGGCCATCACGCATCCAGATGGCAGAATTGAGTATAAAAAGTCCAAACTCATGTGTCAATTGTGCCTGAAAGCGTACAAAAAAGATTTCGGCCTTTTGGTCCACATGCGGACCAAGCATTCTTGGGGCATGTTTGACTGTCAGCCTTGCGGAGAGTCCTGCCATTACTCTCGAGATATCTCCGCTCACATGGTCAACTTCCATAGCGATAACCCCGAAATCAAGTGCCCGAATTGCTTGGAGGTGTTCAATCTCAAAGACAATCCGTTCGTGTTCAACGATCATTACCAAACCTGTCTCCCAGGAACCTATCAGAAAGGCTCGTTTCAGTGTCAGTATTGCGGGAAAGAGTACGCCGTCAAACAAACTTTGGATGCCCACATCAAGATGCACCAAGGCATCATTCGTTACAAGTGTAGTTATTGTGAATATGGATCCAATCACAAGGCCGTGTTAATGGACCATGAAAAGATGCACCTGCGAAAGCAAGGACTGACCAATGAAAGCTCAGGTCTGATCCTCACTCATCAATGCGATCAGTGTGGCAAGcaatttgccaaaagaagTCAAATCAACCGACATGTTCGAGTGGTCCATGAAGGCATCAAGCCCACATATCCGTGCAAAGAGTGTGGCGagtttttcaaacactttGTCGCGCTATACAAACATAAGAGGGAAAAGCATGGCTTCATCTCAAAAAACCAAAAGACATAA
- the LOC131889217 gene encoding zinc finger protein 225-like, with protein MALVGNLLQKLDTSGYSPNLLHLEVQNWIVFQRNTFDYFDVDEEPFTCQVFLIETSTGRYIHRSQGQKVDLGITLDADLLVAKLIHAFQVTQPCQGYLCNHDAESQESDTTSVTISKFPYPRKISPSCQFYVETGEVKVEGHDWIRPICPPCQEAKIEDDAETSDNRHREFSVKSSAKGQERESADEALFPSLLSDGDADVLEDQDEDNSVFGFSYEPDDDPDAVLGVPSLRKRPRETHLRAILDSPSPQHKRLLPCNHCGETFSSSGAYNRHLKRKRPLTCLECDKRVGTFADLLKHVSVKHQSKRKDYLRFGQQGLEEKMMKEPKKCTLCDMTVNGNVLLFRHKEIYHELGDFKCSACQEPCLTYYDLAIHNYQRHAQPTEYLPPHNCGLDVLTHPDGRIERRRINFACQFCPATFSYDSGWTLHMRNEHNWGIFECKPCDEVCHFGKHFSAHMLNFHAENPEIKCPNCSEMFSLKDNPSNFDEHYPKCRYEDRGAILDGEHAGKMSKPQALNQCHLCGKKYVTKTSFDAHLKQHQGIERYKCTQCDYGTNHKSVLLDHERMHLRQQGLTNADTDQVLYHQCDQCGKQISKRHQLQAHIKRVHQGIKPSFPCKECGSVFSCKTSLYQHRRQEHGFVSHYKKTGRRLVKGS; from the coding sequence ATGGCCTTGGTAGGAAACCTTCTGCAAAAGCTTGACACCTCCGGCTATTCCCCGAATCTGCTCCATCTGGAGGTCCAGAATTGGATCGTGTTCCAACGCAACACGTTCGACTACTTTGACGTGGATGAAGAACCATTCACTTGTCAGGTCTTCTTAATTGAGACATCCACGGGGCGTTACATCCATCGATCACAGGGGCAAAAGGTAGATTTAGGGATCACTTTAGACGCAGACTTACTTGTAGCCAAATTAATACACGCATTTCAAGTGACCCAACCCTGTCAAGGATACCTTTGCAATCATGACGCTGAGAGTCAGGAGAGTGATACAACAAGTGTCACGATCTCAAAGTTCCCTTACCCGCGAAAGATTTCTCCATCATGTCAGTTTTATGTCGAGACCGGTGAGGTGAAAGTGGAAGGTCATGACTGGATAAGGCCGATTTGTCCTCCTTGTCAAGAGGCCAAGATCGAAGATGATGCTGAAACCAGCGATAATCGGCATCGAGAATTCAGTGTGAAGAGTTCAGCTAAAGGCCAGGAAAGAGAGAGTGCTGATGAGGCCTTGTTCCCTTCACTCTTATCGGATGGAGATGCGGATGTGTTGGAGGATCAAGATGAAGATAATTCGGTCTTCGGATTCTCCTATGAACCCGATGATGACCCTGACGCTGTGCTAGGTGTTCCTAGCTTGCGGAAACGTCCTCGAGAGACCCATCTCCGTGCGATATTAGACTCACCCTCGCCTCAACATAAGCGGTTGTTGCCCTGCAATCATTGTGGAGAGACTTTCTCATCCTCGGGGGCTTACAACCGACACTTGAAACGTAAGCGACCACTCACTTGTCTAGAATGCGACAAAAGGGTGGGTACATTTGCGGATTTACTCAAACACGTCAGTGTCAAACACCAGTCCAAACGCAAGGACTACCTCCGATTTGGACAACAAGGCCTTGAagagaagatgatgaaagaGCCCAAGAAGTGTACGCTGTGTGATATGACCGTGAATGGAAATGTGCTGCTGTTTCGACACAAGGAGATCTACCATGAATTGGGCGACTTCAAGTGCTCCGCTTGTCAAGAACCGTGCCTGACTTACTATGATCTCGCCATTCACAATTACCAACGCCATGCCCAGCCCACCGAGTACCTGCCCCCTCACAACTGTGGTCTAGATGTCCTCACTCACCCGGATGGCCGAATTGAGAGGCGACGGATCAACTTTGCTTGCCAGTTTTGTCCCGCTACATTCTCATACGACAGTGGATGGACTCTGCATATGCGCAATGAGCACAATTGGGGCATTTTTGAGTGCAAACCGTGCGATGAGGTGTGCCATTTTGGCAAGCACTTCTCTGCCCACATGCTCAATTTCCATGCGGAGAACCCGGAAATCAAGTGTCCAAATTGCTCTGAGATGTTCTCACTGAAAGACAATCCGAGCAACTTTGACGAGCATTACCCTAAATGCCGGTATGAAGATCGAGGAGCTATTTTGGATGGAGAACACGCGGGAAAGATGAGCAAACCACAGGCCCTAAATCAATGTCATCTGTGCGGGAAGAAATATGTCACCAAGACCTCATTTGATGCCCATCTAAAGCAACATCAAGGGATTGAGCGGTACAAGTGCACCCAATGTGATTATGGGACCAACCACAAATCGGTCTTGTTGGACCATGAGCGCATGCATCTGAGGCAGCAAGGATTGACCAATGCTGATACGGATCAAGTGCTGTATCATCAATGTGATCAATGTGGGAAACAGATCTCTAAACGACATCAACTCCAAGCTCATATCAAGAGGGTTCATCAGGGAATCAAGCCCTCATTTCCATGTAAAGAGTGCGGGTCAGTGTTCAGTTGCAAGACCTCCCTGTACCAACATCGGAGACAGGAGCACGGGTTCGTGTCCCATTATAAGAAAACCGGTAGGCGACTGGTCAAAGGATCTTGA
- the LOC131889220 gene encoding zinc finger protein 85-like produces the protein MNFGNLVKHVAEHHPDKIEEYSRFGQHDDEELEQDMKQPLKCIKCDMVFNGNVLLHRHKQIYHEMGDYNCEECQKPCLTYYDLTVHNYEEHAKPIRYLKPYNYGLESITLDDGKIEKKRTLFVCEHCQASFNTDPGWTLHLRIQHSWGLFECKPCEEVCHYAKDMSAHVLNFHKDQPEVKCPSCPEVFCLRDDPDKFLNHYRDCSRVEAETKSKQKVEERKSENYQCDYCGKNYNSKLAFEAHILKQHQGIERYKCDQCDFGTNLKDVLKGHEKIHLRKKGLTNADTDLVLFHQCDQCGKQFSHMTTLRRHIQRVHEGIKPQYKCSDCEFFAYSNSMLYKHKREVHGFVNIFKKNGRIHSKLKE, from the coding sequence ATGAACTTTGGGAATCTGGTCAAGCACGTGGCCGAACATCATCCCGACAAGATCGAGGAATACTCTCGATTTGGACAGCATGATGACGAAGAGTTGGAACAAGATATGAAGCAACCTCTCAAGTGTATCAAATGTGACATGGTCTTCAATGGCAACGTCTTGCTCCATCGACACAAGCAAATCTACCACGAAATGGGGGATTACAATTGCGAGGAATGTCAGAAGCCGTGCCTCACCTATTATGACTTGACCGTTCACAACTACGAGGAGCATGCCAAGCCTATCCGATACCTCAAACCCTACAACTATGGATTGGAGAGTATCACTCTAGACGATGGGAAAATCGAGAAGAAACGGACCCTATTCGTTTGCGAACACTGTCAAGCCTCTTTTAACACGGATCCTGGTTGGACGCTCCACTTAAGGATACAGCATTCCTGGGGTCTGTTTGAGTGCAAACCCTGTGAGGAGGTGTGCCATTATGCCAAAGATATGTCGGCCCATGTGCTCAATTTTCATAAAGACCAACCCGAAGTGAAATGCCCGAGTTGTCCCGAAGTGTTTTGCCTCCGAGATGATCcggacaagttcttgaaccATTATCGAGATTGTTCTCGCGTCGAGGCCGAGACCAAATCCAAGCAGAAAGTGGAGGAACGAAAGAGTGAAAACTACCAGTGTGATTATTGTGGCAAGAACTATAATTCGAAGCTGGCCTTTGAAGCGCACATCCTGAAACAGCATCAAGGCATTGAGCGCTACAAATGTGATCAATGCGACTTCGGGACCAATCTGAAAGATGTTCTCAAAGGCCATGAGAAGATTCATCTTCGGAAAAAGGGTCTGACCAATGCGGACACGGATCTTGTGCTTTTCCATCAATGTGATCAATGTGGGAAACAGTTCTCTCATATGACAACGTTGCGACGTCATATCCAACGGGTTCATGAGGGCATAAAACCGCAGTACAAATGCTCGGATTGCGAGTTCTTTGCTTATTCCAACTCCATGCTCTACAAACACAAGCGAGAGGTTCATGGTTTTGTgaacatattcaagaaaaacgGCCGAATCCACTCTAAGTTAAAGGAATAA
- the LOC131889215 gene encoding angiotensin-converting enzyme-like, with amino-acid sequence MRFFTLLLACGLLFGLGQALSVPKDAAGQSKQNIDCSTPMECEALAADWLNNVYEVEMRAKFETYTQKDWEYNTNINDDTSQGSLDASEEVSKYEKESWNQYVTQFNTSTFSDPVLKRRLDMMAVLGTPALPEDRLQMFNKIVSDMQGAYGSGKICPYGNQSCDLATEGLTLEPSLEAILTDVENHSWDELVYVWKSWRDVSGKKYRDQYKEYIGLNNEAAEANDLPDASVLWLQAYTNDLGPDADFKADIEAIWQQMKPLYEKVHAYIRYKYMEFWGNDYNMAADEPIPAHISGNMWTQHWQNTYKVAAPFPDVPNPLDEVDQALQDQNYSVRDIFELSNSFYISLGLEDMTMCFDTPCVTENTAENAECVANNPMIEKPDWDVVCHASAWDMYHTGRDDYRIKMCTEVNFDDLVTVHHEMGHIEYFIQYKDLPLQFRDGANPGFHEAIGDTMALSVQTPIHLKSIGLLDEIPNSFEADINYLLKSAMERLMFLPFAYTIDQYRWALFDGSIQPEEMNYKWWELREKYQGINPPVMRSEEDFDAGAKYHVAADVPYTRYFVAHILEYSFYKEMCLQSGNYVAGDPTKPLFKCDFSAGSQSQLAGAKLKSMLQAGSSQPWPATLKAMTGSDKLDASAILEYFKPLSDWLDDEITDKNIPVGWKSTFQRFMAK; translated from the exons ATGAGGTTCTTCACGTTGCTTCTTGCGTGTGGCcttctttttggccttggccaagcaTTGAGTGTGCCAAAAGATGCCGCCGGTCAGTCCAAGCAAAACATCGATTGTTCCACTCCAA TGGAGTGTGAAGCGTTGGCCGCCGATTGGCTCAACAATGTTTATGAAGTGGAGATGAGAGCAAAGTTTGAGACCTACACACAAAAGGATTGGGAGTACAACACCAACATCAATGATGACACTTCGCAAGGATCG CTGGATGCGAGTGAGGAAGTGTCCAAATACGAGAAGGAGTCTTGGAACCAATATGTAACCCAATTCAACACTTCGACCTTCAGTGATCCTGTATTGAAGCGTCGCCTGGACATGATGGCCGTCTTGGGAACCCCTGCTTTACCCGAGGATCGACTGCAGATG TTCAACAAGATCGTTTCTGACATGCAAGGTGCCTATGGGTCTGGCAAGATTTGCCCCTATGGAAATCAGAGTTGCGATTTGGCCACTGAAGGTCTGACTTTGGAACCTTCCTTGGAAGCTATCCTGACCGACGTCGAGAACCATTCGTGGGAcgagttggtgtatgtgtGGAAGAGCTGGAGGGATGTATCGGGCAAAAAGTACAGGGATCAATACAAAGAGTACATTGGCTTGAACAACGAGGCAGCTGAAGCCAACG ATCTGCCAGATGCGAGTGTTCTTTGGCTTCAGGCCTACACGAATGATCTGGGGCCTGATGCGGATTTCAAGGCCGACATCGAAGCCATTTGGCAGCAAATGAAGCCTCTTTATGAGAAAGTTCACGCCTACATCCGATACAAATACATGGAATTTTGGGGCAATGATTACAACATGGCTGCGGATGAGCCCATTCCCGCTCACATATCTGGGAACATGTGGACCCAACACTGGCAAAACACCTACAAAGTAGCCGCTCCTTTTCCGGATGTTCCCAATCCTTTGGACGAAGTGgatcaagctctccaagatcAA AATTACTCCGTGAGAGATATCTTCGAGTTGTCCAACTCGTTCTACATCAGTTTGGGCCTGGAGGATATGACCATGTGCTTTGACACTCCGTGTGTAACGGAGAACACGGCCGAGAATGCCGAATGTGTGGCGAACAATCCCATGATTGAGAAACCAGATTGGGACGTGGTGTGCCATGCCTCCGCTTGGGACATGTATCATACGGGAAGAGACGATTACCG AATCAAGATGTGCACAGAGGTCAACTTTGATGACTTGGTTACGGTTCACCACGAAATGGGCCACATTGAGTACTTCATTCAGTACAAAGACCTTCCGCTCCAATTTAGAGACGGCGCCAATCCAG GATTCCACGAAGCTATTGGTGACACCATGGCCCTGTCTGTGCAAACCCCtattcatttgaaatccatCGGTCTGCTGGACGAGATTCCCAATTCCTTTGAGGCTGACATCAACTACTTGCTCAAATCCGCTATGGAACGCCTCATGTTCCTGCCCTTTGCCTACACAATTGATCAATACCGATGGGCCCTCTTCGACGGTTCCATCCAACCCGAGGAAATGAACTACAAATGGTGGGAACTTCG AGAGAAGTATCAGGGTATCAATCCTCCTGTGATGAGATCCGAAGAGGACTTTGATGCTGGAGCCAAGTACCATGTGGCAGCGGATGTACCATACACTCGATATTTTGTGGCCCACATCCTGGAATACTCTTTTTATAAGGAGATGTGCTTGCAGTCCGGCAATTATGTGGCTGGTGATCCCACAAAGCCCCTTTTCAAATGTGACTTCTCTGCTGGATCCCAGTCCCAATTAGCTGGTGCTAAATTGAA ATCCATGTTACAAGCTGGTAGCTCGCAACCTTGGCCAGCTACTTTGAAGGCCATGACTGGATCGGATAAGCTTGACGCATCTGCCATTTTGGAGTACTTCAAACCTTTGAGTGATTGGTTGGATGATGAGATTACCGACAAGAACATTCCCGTTGGCTGGAAATCAACTTTCCAGAGGTTCATGGCAAAATAA